One genomic region from Sphingomicrobium aestuariivivum encodes:
- the dprA gene encoding DNA-processing protein DprA codes for MPRLLKSPPTDLHDHLRLIRSRGIGPISYRHLMQRFGSASEAIAMIPELARRGRGRPPRLADPREVEAEMREVERHGAHYLLIGTPAYPALLAEIDGAPPVITVKGRSDLLDRPAIAMVGARNASAAACRFARQLAHDLGGAGQVVVSGLARGIDSAAHDGALPTGTVAVIAGGIDIAYPPENAARQEDIAEQGLVVAEMPPGTKPTARHFPNRNRIISGLCAGTVVVEAAPRSGSLITARLAGEQGREVMAVPGSPLDPRARGCNGLIRDGAVLVQDVEDVLATLRPIDARMEHVAEERAPAPIAEDVDAAASERVEALLGPVAVGVDEIIRQSGLTPPEVQLALLELDLGGRLDRHAGGKVSLR; via the coding sequence ATGCCGCGCTTGCTCAAGAGCCCTCCGACCGACCTTCATGACCATCTCCGCCTGATCCGCTCGCGCGGTATCGGGCCGATCAGCTATCGCCATTTGATGCAGCGCTTCGGCAGTGCATCCGAAGCGATCGCCATGATCCCCGAACTCGCACGGCGCGGGCGGGGACGGCCGCCGCGGCTCGCCGACCCGCGAGAGGTCGAGGCGGAGATGCGCGAGGTCGAGCGCCACGGCGCGCACTATTTGCTCATCGGCACGCCGGCCTATCCGGCGCTCTTGGCCGAGATCGACGGCGCGCCGCCGGTGATCACCGTGAAGGGGCGCAGCGACCTGCTCGACCGGCCCGCCATCGCGATGGTCGGCGCGCGCAACGCCAGCGCCGCGGCCTGCCGCTTCGCCCGCCAGCTGGCGCATGACCTCGGCGGGGCGGGGCAGGTGGTCGTCTCCGGCCTTGCCCGCGGCATCGATAGCGCCGCGCATGACGGCGCGCTGCCCACCGGCACCGTCGCGGTGATCGCAGGCGGGATCGACATCGCCTATCCGCCCGAAAATGCGGCGAGGCAGGAGGATATCGCCGAGCAGGGACTTGTCGTCGCCGAGATGCCGCCCGGCACGAAGCCCACGGCGCGCCATTTCCCCAACCGCAACCGCATCATCTCGGGGCTTTGCGCCGGCACGGTGGTGGTCGAGGCGGCGCCGCGATCGGGCAGCCTCATCACCGCGCGGCTGGCGGGCGAACAGGGGCGCGAGGTGATGGCGGTGCCCGGCAGCCCGCTCGATCCGAGGGCAAGGGGCTGCAACGGGCTCATCCGCGACGGCGCCGTGCTGGTGCAGGATGTCGAGGACGTGCTCGCGACGCTGCGCCCGATCGATGCGCGGATGGAGCATGTCGCCGAGGAGCGCGCGCCCGCGCCGATTGCCGAGGATGTGGACGCGGCCGCGAGCGAGCGGGTCGAGGCGCTGCTCGGACCGGTCGCGGTGGGGGTGGACGAGATCATCCGCCAGTCGGGGCTGACCCCGCCCGAGGTGCAGCTCGCGCTGCTCGAACTCGACCTTGGCGGCCGGCTCGATCGCCATGCCGGCGGAAAAGTCAGCTTGCGCTAA
- the plsY gene encoding glycerol-3-phosphate 1-O-acyltransferase PlsY, which produces MTMFGDFQTWPFLMGYLLGSIPFGLVLVLALGKGDIRAQGSGNIGATNAVRAAGKKIGALVFLLDALKGAVAVLIARQYMGEQAELFAAAGALIGHLYPVWLRFKGGKGVATLFGILFALDWRIGAIALGIWVAAFLITKMSSAGGLLAAASAPVSALALGEDMLFNLLLGITLLIWWKHRANITRILKGEEPRFGAKKDAALAQEPSDRPS; this is translated from the coding sequence ATGACGATGTTCGGCGACTTCCAGACCTGGCCCTTCCTCATGGGCTATCTCCTCGGCTCGATCCCCTTCGGGCTCGTGCTTGTCCTGGCCTTGGGCAAGGGCGACATCCGCGCGCAGGGTTCGGGCAATATCGGCGCCACCAACGCGGTCCGCGCGGCAGGCAAGAAGATCGGCGCGCTGGTCTTCCTGCTCGATGCGCTGAAGGGCGCGGTCGCGGTCCTCATCGCGCGCCAGTATATGGGCGAACAGGCCGAATTGTTCGCCGCGGCAGGCGCGCTCATCGGCCATCTCTATCCGGTCTGGCTCCGCTTCAAGGGCGGCAAGGGCGTCGCCACGCTGTTCGGCATCCTGTTTGCCCTCGACTGGCGGATCGGCGCGATCGCGCTCGGCATCTGGGTCGCCGCTTTCCTGATCACGAAAATGTCGTCGGCGGGCGGATTGCTCGCCGCCGCCTCGGCCCCCGTCTCGGCGCTCGCGCTGGGCGAGGACATGCTGTTCAACCTGCTGCTCGGTATCACGCTTCTCATCTGGTGGAAGCATCGCGCCAATATCACGCGGATCCTCAAGGGAGAGGAACCGCGGTTCGGCGCGAAGAAGGATGCCGCGCTTGCTCAAGAGCCCTCCGACCGACCTTCATGA
- a CDS encoding EF-hand domain-containing protein, which yields MADDTTGLTRREREVLAGILERKTAKEMALDLGISHHAVEKRLKRARHKLGAATSLEAARRYEERYGQAVSGPSDLGGDPADGAAVAPAAPRRSRRRLFGVSLMLIAIAIAAAAIMHPADETNAFVALDRDGNNFIERNEFLARSTHATRVSEDRSENLDAAEVNALMGRLFGELDKDGDGRLTAEEFGTGEVSFRTVKVRDGQRPPEAVVPRNRYRIVMAPEPGNDPYDMGFEVTDSDRSNSLSRDEFLGGAKTFDNAGYRASGGEDGGLGKLFERLDRDGSGMIERAEYRDLSFTDEDGEDYLFELVYPGKD from the coding sequence ATGGCTGACGACACGACCGGACTGACGAGGCGCGAGCGCGAGGTGCTCGCCGGCATCCTCGAGCGCAAGACCGCCAAGGAGATGGCGCTCGACCTCGGCATCTCGCACCATGCGGTCGAGAAACGGCTGAAGCGCGCCCGCCACAAGCTCGGCGCCGCCACCTCGCTCGAGGCCGCACGGCGCTACGAGGAGCGGTACGGACAGGCCGTATCCGGTCCGTCGGACCTCGGCGGCGACCCGGCAGACGGTGCAGCAGTGGCTCCAGCCGCACCACGTCGGTCGCGGCGTCGACTGTTCGGAGTGTCTCTCATGCTTATCGCCATTGCCATCGCCGCCGCTGCCATCATGCACCCCGCTGACGAAACCAACGCCTTCGTCGCCCTCGACCGCGACGGCAACAACTTCATCGAACGCAATGAATTCCTCGCCCGCAGCACCCACGCCACCCGCGTGAGCGAGGACAGGAGCGAAAACCTCGACGCCGCCGAGGTCAATGCACTGATGGGCCGGCTGTTCGGCGAACTGGACAAGGATGGCGACGGGCGCCTCACGGCCGAGGAGTTCGGCACCGGCGAAGTCTCGTTCCGCACCGTCAAGGTTCGCGACGGCCAGCGCCCCCCCGAAGCCGTCGTGCCGCGCAACCGCTATCGTATCGTGATGGCCCCCGAGCCAGGCAACGATCCTTACGACATGGGCTTCGAGGTAACCGACAGCGATCGTTCGAACAGCCTGTCGCGCGACGAATTTCTCGGTGGCGCGAAAACGTTCGACAATGCCGGCTATCGCGCCAGTGGCGGCGAGGATGGCGGGCTCGGCAAACTCTTCGAACGGCTCGACCGCGACGGCAGCGGCATGATCGAGCGGGCCGAATATCGCGACCTCTCCTTCACGGACGAGGACGGCGAGGACTATCTGTTCGAGCTGGTCTATCCCGGCAAGGACTGA